The Argentina anserina chromosome 3, drPotAnse1.1, whole genome shotgun sequence genome includes a region encoding these proteins:
- the LOC126788934 gene encoding heavy metal-associated isoprenylated plant protein 47-like produces the protein MTQKILVKLHVHCDKCRTKALKIAATAPGVTKVSIQGEDRDHLEVIGDGVDAVCLTRAMRKKLGSADIVIVQQM, from the exons ATGACG CAAAAGATACTTGTGAAGTTGCACGTTCATTGTGACAAATGCAGAACCAAGGCTTTGAAGATTGCGGCCACTGCTCCTG GTGTGACCAAAGTGTCAATACAAGGTGAAGACAGAGATCATCTGGAGGTGATTGGGGATGGAGTTGACGCGGTGTGCTTGACTAGGGCTATGAGGAAGAAGCTTGGATCTGCCGATATAGTCATTGTGCAACAAATGTGA